In Hyphomicrobiales bacterium, the sequence CGCAATCCGGCGCGAGCACCGATCTGGTCATGCTGCAGGAGGCCGCGGCCAAGGCGGACGCGCTGACGTTGGCTCTCGTCAACGACGTCGGCTCGCCGATCGCGCAGCGGGCCGCGCTGCTCGCCCCCTTGCATGCCGGGCCGGAGCATGCCGTGGCGGCGACGAAGACCTTCGTCGCCTCACTGGTGGCAACGGCGACGATCATCGCCGCCTGGAGCGGCAACGACGCGCTTCTCGCAGCGATCGAAGCCCTGCCCGATCCCTTGCGCGAGGCGGTCTCGCAGGATTGGTCGCCTGCCCTCGCGGCCGTCGGCGCGGCCTCGTCGATCTTCACCGTATCGCGAGGCCCCGGCCTCGCCGTCGCGGCCGAAGCGGCGCTCAAGTTCAAGGAAAGCTGCCGCCTGCACGCCGAACCGTTCAGCGCGGCCGAGTTGCGCCACGGCCCCATCGCGCTGCCGGGGCCGGATTTCGCCGCGCTCCTGTTCGCGCCCCGCGACAAGGGGCGCGCCAGCATCGACGAGGCGGAAGCCGCGCTGCGGCGCACCGGGGCCGCGGTGTTCCGCTGCGACGTCTCGGATGGCGACCTGCCTCTGGTGCCCGCGCCGCATCCCCTGCTCGATCCGATCTGCCAGATCGCGAGCTTCTATCGTTTCGTCGAACAGGTCGCACAGAAGCGCGGGCTCGACCCGGATCGGCCGCCCCATCTCAGCAAGGTCACGGTGACACAATGAGCACGCCCCGATGACGGCGCTCGTTTCCGACATCGGCGGCACGAACACCAGGCTGGGACTCGTCGAGAACGGCCAGCTCGTATCGTCGACGCTGCGCAGCTTCGCCAACAGGGATTTCGCCGACTACGAGAGCGTCCTCGACACCTATCTCGGTGAGCTCGGCCAACGGCGGCTGGACGCCTGCTGCGTCGCCCTCGCCGGCCTCCCGACCGCCGACGGAGCGGAACTCACCAACCACGACTGGATCGTGTCTCGGGCCGGCGTGCGCGCTGCGACGGGCGCGGCCTCCATCGGCTTCATCAACGACTTCGAGGCTTTGGGCTATTCCCTCATCGCCCCGGAACGTCTCGATACGCGCGTGGTGTTCGCCGCGGCCGGGCCGACACCTGCGAACGGAACGCGCATGGTCCTGGGCGCCGGCACGGGCTTCAACGCCGCAGCCTGCTTCCGGCCAGCCTTCGGAACGGTGCCCCATGTCGCCGCGGCGGAATGCGGCCACACGACGCTGGCGATCGAAGGCGAGGAGGAATGCCGTCTCCAGCGCGCCCTGGCGGCGGGCCGCGGCCGCGCCTCGGTCGAACGGGCGCTCTCCGGCAACGGGTTGCGCGAGATCTATGCATGGGTCTGCGAGCGCGACGGCCGCCCGGGCAACGCGGCGACGGGCGCAGAGATTTCAGCCGGCGCGATCGCACGAAGCGACGAACAGGCCGTCGCGGCCGTCGAGATCTTCCTGCGCCTGCTCGGGCGCGTCGCGGGCGATCTCGCCCTCGTCTTCCTGCCGCATGGCGGCATCTATCTGTCCGGCGGCGTCTGCCGGGCCCTCGCCCCGCTCATCGTCGGAACAAGCGTGTTCCGCGACGCCTTCCATGCCAAGGGCCGCATGAGCTCATCCATGTCGGATTTCAGCGCCCATCTCCTGCTCGACGATCGCGCGGCCTTGCAGGGCTGCGTCGCGTGGCTGCGGATCGCCGCGCAAGCGGAAGGGGCTCCGGGTTAGCATACGCAAGAGGCACGAAACCGGCCCCGAGGCAGGTTTGGAGCAGTCCAAAAAAGCGGAACATTCTTGCGGATGAAAATGGTGGCGCGGTCTACGGGAATCGAACCCGTCTTCCCAGCGTGAAAGGCTGGTGTCCTAACCGATAGACGAAGACCGCTTTGCCGCGAACTGCATGGGTTCGTGCCGAAGCGGGGCGAGGTATAGTGGCAGGCCCGCCGCTCCGCAAGCACTCGTTCACAAGAAATGTGGACGATTTCGCTCAGGCCGGACGGGCGAGATCGAGGATACGCAGTTCCGCCGTCTCGTTGCCGCCCCAACGGTTGAGCGAAAGCGTCGCGGCCAGGTGCACGATCTCGCCCCGCGCCGCGAGCAGGGCCTGCCCCAGCGGCTCCTGCGCCGCCCGGAAGGCGATGCCGCCGATGCTGGCGCCGTCGCCCGAGCGCAGCTTGATGCGGACATGGCCGCCGCTGCCGATCTCGATGGCATCGGTCAGCCGATGCGCCGGAAAGACGAAGACCGGCTCCGGGCTGCCGGAACCGAACGGCCCCGCCTTCTCGGTCTCGGCGATGAGTCGCGGGCTGGCGCCGCCCGCGCTGAGCGCCGCGTCGATCAGGAGAGCCTCCGCCTCCTCCGCGGCGCCGACCTCGCGTGCGAGATGATCGTTGAGGAAGGCGTGGAACGGCGCGGCCTGCCCGCTCGCCAGCGTGACGCCGGCTGCCATGGCATGGCCCCCACCCTTGACCGCAAGCCCGGCCTCGACGGCGGCCCGCACGGCCCGGCCGAGATCGACGCCCCCGACGGAGCGGCCCGAACCGGTCGCTCCGCCCTCCCCGTCCAGTGCCAGAGCGAAGGCCGGGCGGCGGAAGCGCTCCTTCAACCGCGCCGCCACCAGACCGACGATGCCGGGGTGCCAGTCGGCGCTGCCGGCGAGCAGCACCGGCAGATCGGCCATGCCGGCGAGCTCATGCTCGGCCTGGGAGACGGCTTCCAGCACCGCAAGCCGCTCGATCTCCTGACGTTCCTGATTGAGGCGATTGAGTTCGGCGGCAATGGCACGGGCCTCGACCTCGTCATCGCTCAGAAGCAGGCGCGCGCCGAGTGCCGCGTCGCCGATGCGCCCGCCCGCATTGATGCGCGGCCCGAGCAGGAAGCCGAGATGCCAGGGCTGGATCGGGCCGTCGAGCCCCGAGACGTCCATCAGCGCCGCGAGGCCCGGCCGGGCACGGCTGCGCATCACCGCCAGTCCCTGCCGCACGAAGGCGCGGTTCAGCCCGAGCAGCGGCACGACATCAGCCACGGTCGCCAGCGCGACAAGATCCAGCGCCGCCAGCAGATCGGGCTCGCCGCCCGCGGCCCAATGACCCTGCCGGCGCAGTTCACGGCTGGTCGCGACGAGGGCCAGAAAGACGACGCCGGCGGCGCAGAGATGGCCGAGGCCGGAGAGATCGTCCTGACGGTTCGGATTGACCAGCGCCTCGACGGCCGGCAGGCGCTCGGGCGCCTGATGGTGGTCGAGCACGACGACATCGAGGCCGAGCCGGCGCGCCTCCGCCAGCGGCTCCTCGCTGGTCGTCCCGCAATCGACGGTGACGAGCAGGGTCGCGCCCTCGCCCGCCAGCATGCGGATCGCGTCGCTGTTGGGGCCGTAGCCCTCGATCAGCCGATCGGGAATGTGGATGCGCGGGCGGGCGCCGGCCTGCATCAGGAAGCCGGCGAGCAAGGCGGAGGAGCAGGCGCCATCGACATCGTAGTCGCCGAAGATCGCGACCCGTTCGCCACGGGCCGCCGCCCGTGCGAGCCGCAAAGCGGCGGGCGCCATGTCTGTCAGGACCGCGGGATCCGGCAGAAGGTCACGCAGTTTCGGCTCGAGGAAACGCGCGGCCTCGGCCGGCTCGACGCCGCGGGACGCGAGCAGGCGCGACAGGATGTCGGACAACCCCTCGCGCTGGGACAGCGCCTCCGCCTGGCCGAGGCCCGCGGTATCGAGCCGGTCGCGCCAAGGACGGCCGAGCACGGAACGGGTCACACCCAGAAAAATACGGGACTGCTGTATCAGACTCATTGCCGTAACGGCGTCGCGCAAGCCGGGCGCAAGGTCAACCGGCGTCGCACTTGGCCGCACCCCGAGCCGCCGCCATAGTGACCGCCCGGCCGCCTGTAGAGGCGGCATTCCGGAGTGGTCATGCAGCACGAAACCGATGTGGCGATCGTCGGCGCGGGACTTTCGGGCCTCGTCGCGGCCTGCGAAATCGCCGAGGCCGGGCGCAAGGTCGTGCTGCTCGATCAGGAGCCGGAGCAATCGCTGGGCGGGCAGGCCTTCTGGTCGCTCGGCGGCCTGTTCTTCGTCGACAGCCCCGAGCAGCGCCGTTTGCGCATCCGCGATTCCCGCGCTCTGGCGGGAGACGATTGGTTCGGCTCAGCCGGCTTCGATCGCGCCGAGGACGCGTGGCCGCGACGCTGGGCGGAGGCCTATCTCGACTTCGCCGCCGGCGAAAAACGCAGCTGGCTGCATGCGATGGGCATGCGCTGGTTCCCGGTCGTGGGCTGGGCCGAGCGCGGAGGCGGCTTGGCGACGAGCCATGGCAACTCGGTGCCGCGCTTCCATGTGACCTGGGGAACGGGACCCGGCGTGCTGGAGCCCTTCCTGCGCCGGGCAAGAGAGGCACAGGCGAAGGGTCTTCTTTCATTCCGCTTCCGCCATCGCGTCACCGGCCTAACGCGCAGCGGCGGCGCCGTCGACGGCGTCGAAGGCGAGGTTCTGGAGCCAAGCGATGTCGCGCGGGGCGAGAAGAGCGGGCGCGGTGTCAGCGGCTCCTTCCGGCTCAAGGCGCAGGCCGTGATCGTCACCTCCGGCGGCATCGGCGCTAATCACGCGCTCGTCCGCGCGAACTGGCCGGCGCGGCTCGGCACGCCCCCGGCCCGGCTGCTCTCCGGCGTGCCGGATCATGTCGACGGCGCGATGCTCGCCGTGGCGCAGGCGGCCGGGGGGAAGCTGATCAACGGCGACCGGATGTGGCACTATGTCGAGGGCATCGCCAACTGGGCGCCGATCTGGCCGCGCCATGGCATCCGCATCCTGCCGGGTCCCTCCTCGCTGTGGTTCGACGCGCGTGGCGATCGGCTTCCGGTCCCGCTCTTTCCCGGCTTGGATACGCTCGCCACGCTTGAGCACATACTGAAGACCGGCCATGGCTATTCATGGTTCGTGCTGAACCGCAGCATCATCGCCAAGGAATTCGCCCTGTCCGGCTCCGAGCAGAACCCGGACCTGACCGGCAAGAGCTGGCGGCAGGTGCTCGGCCGCGCCGGAGGCGGGGTGCCCGGCCCGGTGCAGGCCTTCATGGACAAGGGCGAGGATTTCATCGTCGACAGCGATTTCAGCCGCCTCGTGGCACGCATGAACGCGCTGGCCGGCGAAACACTGATCGACGAGGCGCATCTGCGCAGTCAGATCGAGGCGCGCGACCGGGCGCTGGCCAATCCCTTCGGCAAGGATCTGCAGGTGACGGCGCTGCGCGGGGCCCGCAACTATCTCGGCGACAAGCTCATCCGGACGGCGAAGCCCCACCGTATCCTCGATCCGGCCCATGGCCCGCTGATCGCCGTCAGGCTCAACATCCTGACGCGGAAATCGCTCGGCGGCTTGATGACGGATCTGTCGTCGCGCGTGCTGGACAAGGCCGGCGAGCCGGTGGCGGGGCTCTATGCCGCCGGCGAGGCAGCGGGCTTCGGCGGCGGTGGCGTGCATGGCTACCGGGCGCTGGAAGGCACCTTCCTCGGCGGCTGCATTTTCTCGGGCCGCGCCGCGGGGCGAGCCGCGGCGGGGGCTGTCGGATAAGTCGGCCGGCAGAGAGCCGTCATGCTCGGGCTTGCCCCGAGCATCTCCTGAAGACGGAGGCTCTCGCGCCTCTTCCGGCCTGAGATTCTCGGGTCAAGCCCGAGAATGACGCCCTGCCGCCTCGGCCCAGCTCAGTCGAGCTGGAACTTCGAGAATTCGCGGTGCTCGCCATAGATGCGGCGGACCGTGCCGGTGACCGAGCGATAGACCAGCGTCTCGGTCTCGATCACGTCCTTGCCGAACTTGACGCCCGAGAGCAGGCCGCCATCGGTGACGCCGGTGGCGCAGACGATGACGTCGCCCGAAGCCATCTCCGACATGTCGTATTTCTTGTTCGGGTCCTTGACGCCCATGGTCGCGGCGCGCTGACGCTTCTCCTCGGTGTCGAGGATGAGCCGGCCCTGCATCTGGCCGCCGACGCAGCGCAGCGCCGCCGCCGCCAGCACGCCCTCGGGCGCGCCGCCGATGCCGAGATAAAGGTCGATGCCGGTCTTCTCCGGCTGGGTGCAGAAGATCACGCCGGCGACGTCGCCGTCGGTGATGAGACGGATCGAGCAGCCGGTCTTGCGGACTTCCTCGATCAGCTTGGCATGGCGCGGGCGGTCCATGATCAGCGTCGAGATCTCGTGCGGCTTGACGCCCTTGGCCTTGGCCAGCGCGTTGATGTTGTCGGCCGGCGAGGCGTCGAGGTCGATCACGCCCTTTTCGTAGCCCGGGCCGATCGCGATCTTGTCCATGTAGACGTCGGGTGCGTAGAGCAGGCTGCCGGCGCCGGCCATCGCCATCACGGCGATCGAGCCCGGCATATCCTTGGCGCAGAGCGTGGTGCCCTCGAGCGGATCGACCGCAATATGCACCTTCGGGCCCTGCTTGTTGCCGACCTTCTCACCGATGAAGAGCATCGGCGCCTCGTCGCGCTCGCCCTCGCCGATCACGATCTCGCCGTCGATGGGCAAGCGGTTCAGCTCGCGGCGCATCGCGTCGACGGCGGCCTGGTCGGCAGCCTTCTCGTTGCCGTGGCCGCGCAGGCGGGCGGCGGAGACGGCGGCCCGCTCGGTGACGCGGACGAGCTCCATCGAGAGATAGCGCTCGATGATCTGATCGGGGGAGATGCGAAGATCGACGGACATGGAATGGTTTCCCCTTTGCAATAAGGCGGGTGGAATCGACCGTGAGGCCTATTCCCGCTCTATGCGGATGACTTGCGGCGGTTCCGCGACATGGCCATCGGCCGTGACCTTTTCGAGCGCGGCGCGAATGGCGGATTCACTGGTGGCATAGGTGATGAGCACGACCGGGACCGGCGCGCCCGAGCGGCCCCCCGGATCGCGGTTGGCGGCTTCCGGCGAGCGGCGCTGGACGATGCTCTCCAGCGAGATATCGGCCTGCGCCATCCGGGTCGCGATCGCGGCCGCGGCTCCGGGCCGGTCAGCGACGGCAAGGCGGACGTAATAGCCGCCCTCATGGCGCTGCATCGGCGCGCGCTTCGCTTCCTCGAGGCGAGCGACGGGCAGGCCGAACGGCAGCCCCGCCGTGCCGCGCGCGACATCGGCGATGTCGGCGACCACCGCCGAGGCGGTCGGGTCGCCGCCGGCGCCCGGCCCGACCAGCGTGATCTCGCGGACAGCGTCGGCATCGACGCTCACCGCGTTGAGCACGCCCATCACCTGCGCGATGGCGGAGGATTTCGGCACCATCGTCGGGTGCACGCGCTGCTCGATCCCGGTCTTGGTACGCTCGGCCACGCCGAGCAGCTTGATGCGGTAACCGAGCTCGTCGGCCATCTTCAGATCGAGCGGCGCGATCGCCGAAATGCCTTCGACATGAATCGCTTCAGCGTCGATCCTCGTACCGAAGGCGAGGCTGGTGAGGATGGCGAGCTTATGGGCGGTGTCGAAGCCCTCGACATCGAAGGTCGGATCGGCTTCGGCGTAGCCGAGGCGCTGCGCGTCCTTCAGGCAGGCCTCGAAGGTGAGCCCCTCCTGCTCCATCCGCGAGAGGATGTAGTTGCAGGTGCCGTTGAGGATGCCGGAGATGCGGCTGACATTGTTGCCGGCCAGCGCCTCGCGCAGGGTCTTCACGACCGGGATGCCGCCCGCCGAGGACGCCTCGAAGGCAAGCGCCACGCCCTTGCTCTCGGCCAGTTCCGCCAAGGCAACGCCATGGGCCGCGAGCAGCGCCTTGTTGGCGGTGACGACATGCTTGCCGGCCGACAACGCCGCCTCGACAGCGGCCTTGGCCGGGCCGTCGGAGCCGCCCATCAGCTCGACCACGCAATCGACATCGTCGGACTTCGCCAGCGCGACCGGATCGTCGAACCAGGCAAGACCACCAAGATCGACGCCGCGGTCACGCTTGCGATCACGGGCCGAGACGGCAACGACCCGGATCGCCCGGCCACAGCGTGCCGCCAGCGCATTTTCCTGTCGTTGCAGGATCTTCAGCACCGAGGCGCCGACCGTACCGAGGCCGGCAAGGCCGATGCGCAGAGGCTGGGAGGCGTTCGGGAGGGCAGCGCTGGTCATGGGCGCGGGGTCGCATGCGGCGCGGTGCGAGTCAACGGAGAGCGATGCTACGGCGCCTGCGAAATTGCCTCGGCGTTACGCGCGCTCGGCCGAAACGACGTATGCGGCGAGGCCACCTTCGATCGGGCCCGTGCCGAACCGGCGCTCCAGCGCCTTCGCCACGGCTTCGGTCACGGCCATCAACCCCGGCTCGCCGCGCGCCTCGATCTCGCCGCGGATCGGCGTGCCCTGACAGAAGCCCGTCGCGACATCGATCGCGGAATTGGCACGGGCGCGCTTCTCGACACGCTCGGTCCTCGGCT encodes:
- a CDS encoding KsdD-like steroid dehydrogenase MSMEG_5835 yields the protein MQHETDVAIVGAGLSGLVAACEIAEAGRKVVLLDQEPEQSLGGQAFWSLGGLFFVDSPEQRRLRIRDSRALAGDDWFGSAGFDRAEDAWPRRWAEAYLDFAAGEKRSWLHAMGMRWFPVVGWAERGGGLATSHGNSVPRFHVTWGTGPGVLEPFLRRAREAQAKGLLSFRFRHRVTGLTRSGGAVDGVEGEVLEPSDVARGEKSGRGVSGSFRLKAQAVIVTSGGIGANHALVRANWPARLGTPPARLLSGVPDHVDGAMLAVAQAAGGKLINGDRMWHYVEGIANWAPIWPRHGIRILPGPSSLWFDARGDRLPVPLFPGLDTLATLEHILKTGHGYSWFVLNRSIIAKEFALSGSEQNPDLTGKSWRQVLGRAGGGVPGPVQAFMDKGEDFIVDSDFSRLVARMNALAGETLIDEAHLRSQIEARDRALANPFGKDLQVTALRGARNYLGDKLIRTAKPHRILDPAHGPLIAVRLNILTRKSLGGLMTDLSSRVLDKAGEPVAGLYAAGEAAGFGGGGVHGYRALEGTFLGGCIFSGRAAGRAAAGAVG
- the hom gene encoding Homoserine dehydrogenase — its product is MTSAALPNASQPLRIGLAGLGTVGASVLKILQRQENALAARCGRAIRVVAVSARDRKRDRGVDLGGLAWFDDPVALAKSDDVDCVVELMGGSDGPAKAAVEAALSAGKHVVTANKALLAAHGVALAELAESKGVALAFEASSAGGIPVVKTLREALAGNNVSRISGILNGTCNYILSRMEQEGLTFEACLKDAQRLGYAEADPTFDVEGFDTAHKLAILTSLAFGTRIDAEAIHVEGISAIAPLDLKMADELGYRIKLLGVAERTKTGIEQRVHPTMVPKSSAIAQVMGVLNAVSVDADAVREITLVGPGAGGDPTASAVVADIADVARGTAGLPFGLPVARLEEAKRAPMQRHEGGYYVRLAVADRPGAAAAIATRMAQADISLESIVQRRSPEAANRDPGGRSGAPVPVVLITYATSESAIRAALEKVTADGHVAEPPQVIRIERE
- a CDS encoding Glucokinase, translating into MTALVSDIGGTNTRLGLVENGQLVSSTLRSFANRDFADYESVLDTYLGELGQRRLDACCVALAGLPTADGAELTNHDWIVSRAGVRAATGAASIGFINDFEALGYSLIAPERLDTRVVFAAAGPTPANGTRMVLGAGTGFNAAACFRPAFGTVPHVAAAECGHTTLAIEGEEECRLQRALAAGRGRASVERALSGNGLREIYAWVCERDGRPGNAATGAEISAGAIARSDEQAVAAVEIFLRLLGRVAGDLALVFLPHGGIYLSGGVCRALAPLIVGTSVFRDAFHAKGRMSSSMSDFSAHLLLDDRAALQGCVAWLRIAAQAEGAPG
- the glpX gene encoding Fructose-1,6-bisphosphatase class 2; the protein is MSVDLRISPDQIIERYLSMELVRVTERAAVSAARLRGHGNEKAADQAAVDAMRRELNRLPIDGEIVIGEGERDEAPMLFIGEKVGNKQGPKVHIAVDPLEGTTLCAKDMPGSIAVMAMAGAGSLLYAPDVYMDKIAIGPGYEKGVIDLDASPADNINALAKAKGVKPHEISTLIMDRPRHAKLIEEVRKTGCSIRLITDGDVAGVIFCTQPEKTGIDLYLGIGGAPEGVLAAAALRCVGGQMQGRLILDTEEKRQRAATMGVKDPNKKYDMSEMASGDVIVCATGVTDGGLLSGVKFGKDVIETETLVYRSVTGTVRRIYGEHREFSKFQLD
- a CDS encoding Glucosamine-6-phosphate deaminase (isomerizing), alternative, with translation MPSQMLAEILSIPDVVARQNAEMGSLYREIGHKLRGAGLRAAISNARGTSDHAATYLKYLMEIEIGLPLASVGPSVASVYGGTLRLDGQLCVTISQSGASTDLVMLQEAAAKADALTLALVNDVGSPIAQRAALLAPLHAGPEHAVAATKTFVASLVATATIIAAWSGNDALLAAIEALPDPLREAVSQDWSPALAAVGAASSIFTVSRGPGLAVAAEAALKFKESCRLHAEPFSAAELRHGPIALPGPDFAALLFAPRDKGRASIDEAEAALRRTGAAVFRCDVSDGDLPLVPAPHPLLDPICQIASFYRFVEQVAQKRGLDPDRPPHLSKVTVTQ
- a CDS encoding Single-stranded-DNA-specific exonuclease recJ, with the protein product MSLIQQSRIFLGVTRSVLGRPWRDRLDTAGLGQAEALSQREGLSDILSRLLASRGVEPAEAARFLEPKLRDLLPDPAVLTDMAPAALRLARAAARGERVAIFGDYDVDGACSSALLAGFLMQAGARPRIHIPDRLIEGYGPNSDAIRMLAGEGATLLVTVDCGTTSEEPLAEARRLGLDVVVLDHHQAPERLPAVEALVNPNRQDDLSGLGHLCAAGVVFLALVATSRELRRQGHWAAGGEPDLLAALDLVALATVADVVPLLGLNRAFVRQGLAVMRSRARPGLAALMDVSGLDGPIQPWHLGFLLGPRINAGGRIGDAALGARLLLSDDEVEARAIAAELNRLNQERQEIERLAVLEAVSQAEHELAGMADLPVLLAGSADWHPGIVGLVAARLKERFRRPAFALALDGEGGATGSGRSVGGVDLGRAVRAAVEAGLAVKGGGHAMAAGVTLASGQAAPFHAFLNDHLAREVGAAEEAEALLIDAALSAGGASPRLIAETEKAGPFGSGSPEPVFVFPAHRLTDAIEIGSGGHVRIKLRSGDGASIGGIAFRAAQEPLGQALLAARGEIVHLAATLSLNRWGGNETAELRILDLARPA